One genomic region from Leptolyngbyaceae cyanobacterium JSC-12 encodes:
- a CDS encoding hypothetical protein (IMG reference gene:2510095330), producing the protein MTKRQTWIDQLNRYVFPLVVVGIGMYGTWDLIIQPLSKVQPPTNTCTTLLVNVTVLKPSSQPGQPPKKIQAPKGLPIVVPAGEKRIFLASVENPDEKSVIYQWRSTYGQFESRVTMEPQSIYTAPRSLVNDTITLEASVQGCAPAKRTIEIAVVPSANVPLSEQPFTPDPLATPTAPTTLPTIDPFAEPPKNTKNTNRQ; encoded by the coding sequence ATGACCAAACGGCAAACCTGGATAGACCAACTCAACCGCTACGTTTTTCCACTAGTGGTTGTGGGGATTGGGATGTACGGAACCTGGGATTTAATTATCCAACCGCTGTCCAAAGTTCAGCCACCTACCAACACCTGCACCACACTCCTCGTTAATGTTACGGTCCTCAAGCCCAGTAGCCAACCAGGGCAACCTCCCAAAAAAATTCAAGCACCGAAAGGTTTACCTATCGTAGTCCCAGCAGGCGAAAAGCGTATTTTTCTTGCTTCAGTTGAAAATCCTGATGAGAAATCTGTGATTTACCAATGGCGATCAACCTACGGACAGTTTGAATCTCGCGTCACGATGGAGCCACAGTCGATTTACACAGCCCCGCGATCGCTCGTCAACGATACAATCACCCTCGAAGCCTCCGTACAGGGCTGTGCCCCCGCTAAACGAACTATCGAAATTGCTGTAGTCCCCTCTGCTAACGTTCCCTTATCCGAGCAGCCCTTCACTCCTGATCCCCTTGCAACCCCAACTGCCCCCACTACCTTACCCACTATCGATCCCTTTGCTGAGCCACCCAAAAACACCAAAAATACCAACAGACAATAA
- a CDS encoding DnaJ-class molecular chaperone with C-terminal Zn finger domain (IMG reference gene:2510095331~PFAM: DnaJ C terminal region; DnaJ domain): MQNFRNYYDILGVNKDATAEEVKKSFRKLARQYHPDLNPGNKEAEERFKSINEAYEVLSDPSKRTQYDQFGRYWNRPGFQTGGRSPVGRSWNGRGSDRATDDFNFGEFSDFNSFVDQLLNRREGVSTAGTAQEPFRPGTTKTTYTVPRTKPRDAEARLTVPLDRAYLGGRERIRLEDGRSLEVNMPSGMVTGQRVRLKGQGVSGGDLYLKIDVAPHPFFKLEGSDIFCQLPITPSEAVLGGSIEVPTLDGLVKMSIPPGVRSGQRLRLANKGYPINGDRGDQIVEIQIVIPKELSEQERELYEKLRQLETFDPRANLPV, encoded by the coding sequence ATGCAAAACTTTCGGAATTACTACGACATCTTAGGAGTCAATAAAGACGCTACCGCAGAGGAAGTCAAAAAGTCCTTCCGAAAATTGGCTCGGCAGTACCATCCAGACTTAAACCCGGGTAACAAAGAGGCTGAAGAGCGCTTCAAATCGATCAACGAAGCTTATGAAGTGCTATCAGATCCGAGTAAGCGTACACAGTACGACCAGTTTGGACGATATTGGAATCGTCCGGGCTTTCAAACGGGTGGACGATCGCCAGTGGGTCGCAGTTGGAACGGACGCGGCAGCGATCGCGCAACCGATGATTTCAATTTTGGCGAATTCAGCGATTTTAATAGCTTCGTCGATCAATTGCTGAATCGTCGGGAAGGCGTATCCACTGCTGGTACGGCTCAGGAACCCTTTCGTCCTGGCACTACTAAAACCACTTACACTGTTCCCCGCACTAAGCCCCGCGATGCAGAAGCTCGCTTAACCGTTCCTTTGGATCGGGCTTACCTGGGTGGTCGGGAACGTATTCGGCTGGAAGATGGGCGATCACTGGAAGTGAATATGCCGTCTGGTATGGTCACTGGGCAACGAGTCCGCTTGAAGGGACAGGGTGTTTCAGGTGGCGACCTTTACTTGAAAATTGATGTTGCTCCCCATCCATTCTTTAAGCTGGAAGGCTCCGATATTTTTTGCCAGTTGCCCATCACACCCAGCGAAGCAGTATTGGGTGGTTCCATTGAAGTACCAACGCTGGATGGACTGGTGAAAATGTCAATTCCGCCCGGAGTACGCTCTGGTCAGCGATTACGCTTGGCTAATAAAGGTTATCCCATTAATGGCGATCGCGGTGACCAGATTGTCGAAATCCAGATTGTCATTCCCAAAGAACTCTCTGAACAAGAACGAGAACTTTACGAAAAACTGCGCCAGCTTGAAACCTTTGATCCCCGTGCCAACTTGCCTGTCTGA
- a CDS encoding chaperone protein DnaK (IMG reference gene:2510095332~PFAM: Hsp70 protein~TIGRFAM: chaperone protein DnaK), translating to MQKSALVGQSRGEQTRMGRVVGIDLGTTNSVVAVMEGGKPVVIANAEGMRTTPSVVGFSKDGERMVGQLARRQAVLDPQNTFFGIKRFIGRKYTELTPESKRVPYTIRKSENGNILIKCPRLQREFAPEELAAMILKKLAEEASRYLGEPVTGAVITVPAYFNDSQRQATRDAGRIAGLEVKRILNEPTAASLAYGLERRDSQTILVFDLGGGTFDVSILEVGEGVFEVKATAGDTQLGGNDFDKKIVDWLAEQFLEKEGVDLRRDRQSLQRLTEAAEKAKIELSGVTVTEINLPFITATEDGPKHIETRLTRAEFEGLCGDLLTRLRGPVRQAMRDAGLNPAQIDEVVLVGGSTRIPIVQQLVRSFIDREPNQNVNPDEVVAVGAAIQAGILGGEVKDILLLDVTPLSLGLETIGGLMKKLIPRNTTIPVRRSDIFSTGEDNQTLVEIHVLQGEREMASGNKSLGRFKLTGIPPAPRGIPQIQVAFDIDANGILQVTAMDRTTGREQSITIQGASTLSEDEVNRMIRDAQEAAEADRLKKEKVQKRNDSESLILKAERQLREATLDFGMQFVSSYRSRIEAASQKLKTALAENDERGIDRYQADLQDALSDLTREVYQRNKEEEEADSLLGAIKSFFTDDDDDYYDYDDRRSYGGYGSSSGYGSSGYSSSSGYANSNYGSSRYGSSNTNYGYGSSRSSSDRWKDDQWDNRDRYESRDTNARDSYGSRDSYNNRDSYSNRDRYSSRDTDGNREPYNSQDSYSSRDSYDSRDSYGSRASYSSREPNSRDSYGSSRSEGRYSNRDNQDSRLTSRNREDRYYDSDRSSSGAQSPSRDIRGRANRSSSARPPQNSRPNLYQDNWDDDDEWL from the coding sequence ATGCAAAAATCTGCGTTAGTCGGGCAGAGTAGGGGAGAACAAACGCGAATGGGAAGAGTCGTCGGCATAGACTTGGGTACTACAAACTCAGTGGTTGCTGTGATGGAGGGTGGAAAACCCGTCGTCATAGCAAATGCAGAGGGAATGCGGACGACTCCCTCCGTCGTTGGGTTTAGCAAAGACGGTGAACGCATGGTAGGACAACTGGCGCGTCGTCAGGCAGTGCTCGACCCGCAGAACACTTTTTTCGGCATCAAGCGTTTTATTGGGCGCAAATACACCGAACTCACGCCAGAGTCGAAGCGAGTGCCCTATACCATCCGCAAAAGCGAGAACGGCAACATTCTAATTAAATGTCCTCGGCTACAACGAGAGTTTGCACCGGAAGAATTGGCGGCGATGATTTTGAAAAAGCTGGCAGAAGAAGCTAGCCGTTACCTGGGAGAACCCGTCACTGGTGCTGTTATTACTGTTCCGGCTTACTTTAACGACTCGCAGCGGCAGGCAACCCGTGATGCTGGGCGGATTGCTGGATTGGAAGTGAAGCGGATTTTGAACGAACCCACAGCCGCCTCGCTTGCCTACGGCTTAGAACGGCGCGATAGCCAAACCATTCTGGTGTTTGATCTGGGCGGTGGCACATTTGATGTCTCAATTTTGGAAGTGGGTGAGGGTGTGTTTGAGGTCAAAGCTACCGCAGGTGATACGCAACTGGGCGGCAATGATTTCGACAAAAAGATTGTGGATTGGCTGGCAGAGCAATTTTTAGAGAAGGAAGGGGTGGATTTGCGGCGCGATCGCCAATCTCTGCAACGACTAACCGAAGCAGCAGAAAAAGCCAAAATCGAGCTTTCTGGAGTGACTGTTACTGAAATCAACTTACCCTTCATTACAGCCACTGAAGACGGACCCAAACACATCGAAACTCGCCTGACCCGTGCTGAATTTGAAGGGCTATGTGGGGATTTACTAACTCGGCTGCGCGGTCCAGTACGACAGGCAATGCGCGATGCTGGGCTTAATCCTGCCCAAATCGATGAAGTAGTACTCGTGGGTGGCTCTACCCGCATTCCCATCGTGCAACAACTGGTTCGCAGTTTTATTGACCGGGAACCTAATCAGAATGTGAACCCGGATGAAGTGGTAGCAGTGGGGGCGGCGATTCAAGCTGGAATTTTGGGTGGCGAAGTCAAAGATATTTTGTTGCTGGATGTAACTCCACTGTCACTGGGCTTAGAAACGATCGGTGGCTTGATGAAAAAATTGATTCCCCGCAACACGACGATTCCTGTGCGACGATCGGATATTTTTTCGACAGGAGAAGATAATCAAACTCTTGTTGAAATCCACGTACTTCAAGGTGAGCGAGAAATGGCATCGGGCAATAAATCTCTCGGTCGCTTCAAACTCACTGGCATTCCACCAGCACCTCGCGGTATTCCCCAGATTCAGGTGGCATTTGACATTGATGCAAACGGCATTTTGCAAGTCACCGCTATGGATCGCACTACTGGCCGAGAACAGAGCATCACGATTCAGGGAGCTTCTACCCTGAGCGAAGACGAGGTGAACCGGATGATTCGCGATGCTCAAGAAGCTGCTGAAGCTGATCGCCTCAAGAAAGAGAAAGTCCAGAAGCGCAATGATTCTGAATCCTTGATTCTCAAGGCTGAACGGCAACTGCGCGAAGCAACTCTGGATTTTGGTATGCAGTTTGTTAGCAGTTATCGTAGTCGCATTGAAGCCGCTTCTCAAAAGCTGAAAACGGCATTAGCAGAGAATGATGAACGAGGGATTGATCGCTATCAAGCTGATCTGCAAGATGCTCTATCCGACCTGACTCGGGAAGTGTATCAGCGCAATAAAGAAGAGGAAGAAGCTGATAGCCTGCTGGGTGCAATCAAGAGCTTCTTTACTGACGATGACGATGATTACTACGATTACGACGATCGCCGCAGTTATGGTGGCTATGGCAGCAGTAGCGGCTACGGGAGTAGTGGTTATAGCAGCAGCAGTGGCTACGCCAATAGTAACTATGGCAGCAGTCGGTATGGCAGTAGCAACACTAACTATGGTTATGGGTCGTCTCGCAGCAGTTCTGACCGCTGGAAGGATGACCAATGGGATAACCGTGATCGCTACGAATCTCGCGATACCAACGCTCGAGATAGTTACGGTAGCCGTGATTCTTACAATAATCGAGATAGCTACAGTAACCGCGATCGCTACAGTTCACGGGACACCGACGGTAATCGCGAACCTTACAACAGTCAGGATAGCTATAGCTCACGGGATAGCTACGATAGCCGGGATAGTTATGGCAGTCGAGCTAGCTATAGTAGCCGTGAACCCAATAGTCGAGACAGCTACGGTTCATCTCGCAGTGAGGGTCGATACAGCAACCGGGACAATCAGGATAGCCGACTGACTAGTCGCAATCGGGAGGATCGGTATTATGATAGCGATCGCTCTTCCTCTGGTGCTCAGTCACCCAGCCGCGACATTCGTGGTCGTGCCAATCGCTCATCCTCTGCTCGTCCTCCCCAAAATTCCCGCCCTAATCTGTATCAAGACAACTGGGATGACGACGATGAATGGCTTTGA
- a CDS encoding ferredoxin, (2Fe-2S) (IMG reference gene:2510095334~PFAM: 2Fe-2S iron-sulfur cluster binding domain~TIGRFAM: ferredoxin [2Fe-2S]): MTRFYTVHIRDRRINQTYTIQAPEDRYILHTAENQGADLPFACRNGACTTCAVRVLSGELYQPEAMGLSPDLQRQGYALLCVSYARSDLEVETQDEDEVYELQFGQYFGKGKVRRGLPLDED, from the coding sequence ATGACTCGCTTTTACACCGTTCATATTCGCGATCGCCGCATTAACCAGACTTACACAATTCAAGCTCCAGAAGACCGCTATATTCTTCACACTGCTGAAAATCAAGGTGCGGATCTCCCCTTCGCTTGTCGCAATGGAGCCTGTACAACTTGTGCCGTGCGGGTGCTATCTGGAGAACTATATCAACCCGAAGCCATGGGGCTTTCCCCTGACTTGCAACGACAGGGATATGCTCTCTTGTGCGTCAGCTATGCCCGCTCTGATTTGGAAGTAGAAACCCAGGATGAAGACGAAGTTTATGAGCTGCAATTTGGGCAATATTTTGGCAAGGGTAAGGTAAGGAGAGGGTTACCGTTGGATGAGGATTAG
- a CDS encoding inositol monophosphatase/fructose-1,6-bisphosphatase family protein (IMG reference gene:2510095335~PFAM: Inositol monophosphatase family) — translation MAVNTNQLQNFLDIATEAAYLAGAVLQDYADNLEQVQEKGRPGDLVTEADKAAEATILNVLHRYLPDHAILAEESGQIGDRSSSFLWAIDPLDGTTNYAHRYPISAVSIGLMIEGIPQVGVIYDPFRQELFQAASGMGAICNQQPIQVSSTSELQKSLLVTGFAYDRHQTVDNNYAEFCYLTHLTQGVRRSGSAAMDLAYVACGRLDGYWERGLSPWDVTAGVVILQEAGGVVTAYDSSPFQLKTGRILATNGQIHASLSRALQNVPPIEVWADRDRFSKLC, via the coding sequence ATGGCTGTTAACACCAACCAACTTCAAAACTTTCTCGACATTGCGACGGAAGCAGCTTATCTGGCAGGTGCTGTGCTACAAGACTACGCCGATAATCTGGAGCAGGTGCAGGAAAAAGGACGACCAGGTGATCTAGTTACTGAGGCTGACAAGGCTGCTGAAGCAACTATCCTGAATGTGCTGCATCGTTACTTGCCGGATCATGCGATCTTGGCAGAGGAATCTGGACAGATCGGCGATCGCAGCAGTTCCTTTCTCTGGGCAATCGATCCCCTCGATGGCACCACCAACTACGCTCATCGGTATCCCATTTCTGCAGTATCTATTGGCTTGATGATCGAAGGGATCCCACAAGTAGGGGTCATTTATGATCCATTTCGGCAAGAGCTATTTCAGGCGGCATCTGGGATGGGGGCAATCTGCAATCAACAACCGATTCAAGTCTCTTCAACGAGTGAACTCCAGAAAAGTTTGCTAGTGACTGGCTTTGCGTATGATCGCCATCAAACAGTCGATAATAACTATGCAGAGTTTTGCTATCTTACCCATCTGACTCAGGGCGTGAGGCGTAGTGGCTCTGCTGCCATGGATCTTGCCTATGTGGCATGTGGACGGTTAGATGGTTACTGGGAACGTGGGCTTTCCCCCTGGGATGTGACAGCAGGTGTGGTGATTTTGCAGGAAGCAGGGGGGGTCGTTACAGCTTACGACAGCAGTCCGTTTCAACTGAAAACAGGGCGAATTCTGGCAACCAATGGGCAGATTCACGCAAGTTTGAGTCGTGCCTTGCAGAATGTTCCACCAATTGAGGTTTGGGCAGACCGCGATCGCTTTAGTAAACTGTGCTAG
- a CDS encoding DnaJ-class molecular chaperone with C-terminal Zn finger domain (IMG reference gene:2510095336~PFAM: DnaJ domain) translates to MSFQIDRGLFQFDFVDQHAVLGVPIDADTQTIRKRYLKIARRLHPDSCASESEDDKQRASEFLSKLVNPAWEKLSQEKERVEYDLVVKLKAQQATKQGGIELGNLGKELSSASNPDHFYRASLKNLAEKQFEHLDQTLEIIGQISELNMVYLMRKEGQPVFTTRDTKKTIYTGSNIPDSSQSFTPTPAKRPVQTSPRRESVTEQYYRRAEGYAAKNNFAQAVLELRDALQLEPKNSRCHALLGTVYLRQNQATMARIHFDKALETDPQNAMAIEGKQKLELLQQKATGKSAGTAQGAKTSAKAPAQKPSPKSNKPDDKSGGGLFGLFGGKKK, encoded by the coding sequence ATGTCTTTTCAAATTGATCGAGGGCTATTTCAGTTTGATTTTGTTGATCAGCACGCGGTTTTGGGAGTGCCCATTGATGCAGACACTCAAACCATCCGTAAGCGCTACCTCAAAATTGCTCGCCGACTGCATCCCGACAGTTGTGCTTCAGAAAGTGAGGATGACAAACAGCGTGCAAGCGAATTCTTGTCCAAACTTGTTAACCCCGCATGGGAAAAGCTTTCTCAAGAAAAAGAGCGAGTGGAGTACGATTTAGTTGTAAAGCTTAAAGCACAACAGGCAACCAAACAGGGTGGAATTGAACTTGGCAACCTAGGAAAAGAACTGTCCAGTGCCAGCAATCCTGATCATTTTTACCGGGCTTCCTTAAAAAACCTAGCAGAAAAGCAATTTGAGCATTTAGACCAGACTCTGGAAATCATTGGGCAGATTAGCGAACTGAATATGGTCTACCTCATGCGCAAAGAAGGACAGCCAGTCTTCACCACCAGGGATACAAAGAAGACGATTTACACCGGAAGCAATATTCCGGACTCCTCCCAGTCTTTCACTCCAACTCCTGCTAAAAGACCAGTGCAAACTTCGCCTCGCCGAGAGTCAGTTACTGAGCAGTACTATCGCCGAGCTGAAGGCTATGCTGCTAAAAATAATTTTGCTCAAGCAGTTTTGGAACTGCGCGATGCACTTCAGCTTGAACCCAAGAATAGTCGCTGTCATGCTTTGCTAGGGACAGTCTATTTACGACAGAATCAAGCCACTATGGCAAGAATTCATTTTGATAAAGCCCTCGAAACCGATCCTCAAAATGCAATGGCGATCGAGGGAAAGCAGAAACTGGAGCTATTACAGCAAAAAGCAACGGGGAAATCAGCAGGTACTGCTCAAGGAGCCAAAACCAGTGCAAAAGCCCCTGCACAAAAGCCTAGCCCGAAGTCGAACAAACCAGACGATAAGTCGGGCGGGGGACTGTTTGGTCTATTTGGTGGGAAGAAAAAGTAA
- a CDS encoding ATP phosphoribosyltransferase, regulatory subunit (IMG reference gene:2510095337~PFAM: tRNA synthetase class II core domain (G, H, P, S and T)~TIGRFAM: ATP phosphoribosyltransferase, regulatory subunit): MVYQPPVGARDLLPLDVAQKRWIEDRLQQVFHRWGYHRIITSTLERLDTLMAGGAVQRSTVLQLQENEEELGLRPELTASIARTVVTRMAGATHPLRLYYNANVFRRAQENSHNRQQEFYQAGVELLGNGGLLADAEVLLLLVDCLQNLGLNQWSLVLGEAGLTRSLLSAFPEALQSKIRQAIAHLDRVTLETLPLSPDLRNRALFLLDLRGTPTDVLQKVAQLDLNHSQRQSLDNLKSLVDLLQSASTSPTSPLPYSPTLPLILDLSLIQTLDYYTGIVFEVVSQSPTGLQVLGQGGRYDQLLGLYDPQGQTYPGIGFALQIEHLHQVLVPTGQLPPQTPAIDWLVVPETTQAYPHALAYAQKLRAAANPVRVELELGDRTRLEIYDYTRHRRIGSIAWISTQGEAKVEAINPS, encoded by the coding sequence ATGGTGTATCAGCCTCCGGTTGGAGCCAGGGATTTGTTACCCTTGGATGTCGCCCAAAAGCGTTGGATTGAGGATCGGCTGCAGCAAGTCTTTCATCGGTGGGGGTATCACCGGATTATCACGTCTACCCTGGAACGGCTTGATACCTTGATGGCAGGAGGTGCGGTTCAGCGTTCTACGGTTTTACAACTGCAAGAGAACGAAGAGGAGTTGGGGTTGCGCCCAGAGTTAACAGCGTCGATCGCCCGAACAGTGGTCACTCGCATGGCAGGAGCCACCCACCCCCTACGGCTTTATTACAACGCCAATGTGTTTCGTCGTGCCCAGGAAAACAGCCACAACCGTCAGCAAGAGTTTTATCAGGCTGGGGTGGAATTACTGGGTAACGGTGGATTGCTGGCAGATGCTGAAGTTTTGCTGCTGTTAGTGGATTGTTTACAAAACCTGGGCTTAAACCAGTGGTCGTTAGTTCTGGGAGAAGCGGGACTTACACGATCGCTGCTGTCAGCCTTTCCTGAAGCCCTGCAGTCTAAAATTCGCCAGGCGATCGCTCATCTTGACCGAGTCACCCTCGAGACCTTGCCTCTCTCGCCAGACTTGCGAAATCGTGCGCTGTTTCTTCTCGACCTGCGCGGTACCCCCACTGATGTTCTGCAAAAAGTTGCCCAACTCGATCTCAATCACTCCCAGCGCCAAAGCCTAGATAATCTCAAGTCCCTGGTTGATCTCTTGCAATCTGCCTCCACTTCCCCTACTTCCCCGCTCCCTTACTCACCTACGCTCCCTCTCATTCTTGACCTCAGCCTGATCCAAACCCTCGACTATTACACTGGCATTGTGTTTGAAGTTGTTAGCCAATCCCCTACTGGACTGCAAGTGCTGGGGCAGGGCGGACGGTATGACCAACTTTTGGGACTTTACGATCCGCAGGGGCAAACCTACCCTGGCATCGGCTTTGCCCTGCAAATCGAGCATTTGCATCAAGTTTTGGTTCCCACCGGACAATTACCGCCGCAAACCCCCGCAATTGATTGGTTGGTTGTTCCAGAAACTACTCAAGCCTATCCTCATGCACTTGCCTATGCCCAAAAGCTCCGGGCTGCTGCTAATCCGGTGCGAGTGGAGTTAGAGTTAGGCGATCGCACCAGATTGGAAATTTACGACTATACTCGTCATCGGCGCATTGGTAGCATTGCCTGGATTTCAACTCAGGGCGAAGCTAAAGTTGAAGCGATCAATCCTTCATAA
- a CDS encoding hypothetical protein (IMG reference gene:2510095338~manually curated), with product MPHTIVTEICEGVADCVDACPVACIHPGPGKNMQGTDWYWIDFSTCIDCGICLQVCPVAGAIVPEERPDLQKTPQ from the coding sequence GTGCCTCATACAATTGTTACTGAAATTTGCGAAGGCGTTGCCGATTGTGTCGATGCTTGCCCAGTCGCTTGCATCCATCCCGGTCCTGGCAAGAATATGCAAGGCACCGATTGGTACTGGATTGATTTTTCCACCTGCATTGATTGTGGCATTTGCCTCCAGGTTTGCCCGGTTGCAGGGGCGATTGTGCCCGAAGAACGCCCTGATTTGCAGAAAACTCCCCAATAA
- a CDS encoding ABC-type branched-chain amino acid transport system, ATPase component (IMG reference gene:2510095339~PFAM: ABC transporter) produces the protein MSDFAPILEVENVFAGYVKDLDILQGVNFRIYPGELVAVIGPNGAGKSTLAKTIFGLLIPHTGKIVFQDENIVGLKSDAIVQRGMCYVPQIANVFRSLTVEENLEMGAFVLDEPIQPLKEEIFSRFPKLAERRKQRAGTLSGGERQMLAMGRALMLKPSLLLLDEPSAALSPILVNSVFEQIREINRSGTAIALVEQNARKALEMADRGYVLEAGKDRFEGRGIDLLNDPKVGELYLGAARTH, from the coding sequence ATGTCTGATTTCGCGCCCATTCTTGAAGTTGAAAACGTTTTTGCTGGGTACGTCAAAGATCTAGACATTTTGCAAGGTGTTAACTTTCGGATTTATCCAGGCGAGTTGGTAGCAGTAATTGGTCCAAATGGAGCCGGAAAATCCACTCTGGCAAAAACTATTTTTGGCTTGCTGATACCGCACACGGGCAAGATTGTGTTTCAGGATGAAAACATTGTTGGGCTAAAGTCGGATGCGATCGTGCAGCGTGGAATGTGCTATGTACCGCAAATTGCCAATGTGTTTCGTTCTCTCACAGTGGAAGAAAACCTGGAGATGGGCGCGTTTGTGCTGGATGAACCGATTCAACCATTGAAAGAGGAAATCTTTTCGCGCTTTCCCAAACTGGCAGAACGGCGAAAGCAACGCGCAGGAACGCTGTCTGGTGGAGAACGGCAAATGCTGGCAATGGGTAGAGCTTTGATGCTGAAACCCAGTTTGCTGCTGCTGGATGAACCTTCGGCGGCATTGTCTCCCATTTTAGTGAACAGCGTGTTTGAGCAGATTCGAGAAATTAATCGCAGCGGAACAGCGATCGCCCTGGTAGAACAAAATGCCCGCAAAGCTCTGGAAATGGCAGATCGTGGCTATGTGTTGGAAGCAGGGAAAGATCGCTTTGAAGGACGTGGCATTGATTTATTGAATGATCCCAAAGTAGGCGAACTTTACCTGGGGGCAGCAAGAACACATTAG
- a CDS encoding putative metal-dependent protease of the PAD1/JAB1 superfamily (IMG reference gene:2510095340~PFAM: Mov34/MPN/PAD-1 family) produces the protein MSLTLRADHLQVMRSHAEQAYPNECCGFILGILGQHTVKQVVEIRAVENAWDKAAALDLQTCGLDDELPQSKTHRYWVDPQETLAVMREARSRNLDIIGIYHSHPDHPAVPSECDRQLAWRQYSYVIISVQQGAAQELSSWQLSEVHQFQPEAIKLAPSLNQVMSTLPIP, from the coding sequence ATGTCTTTAACCCTTCGGGCTGACCATTTGCAAGTAATGCGATCGCACGCTGAACAAGCCTATCCCAACGAATGTTGTGGGTTTATCCTTGGCATATTGGGGCAGCACACAGTGAAACAGGTCGTTGAAATTCGCGCTGTGGAAAATGCCTGGGATAAAGCCGCTGCGCTTGACTTACAAACTTGTGGCTTGGATGATGAACTCCCGCAATCCAAAACTCATCGTTATTGGGTTGATCCCCAAGAAACGCTAGCAGTGATGCGTGAAGCTCGGAGCCGTAATTTAGATATTATTGGGATCTATCACTCCCATCCGGATCATCCTGCGGTACCTTCCGAATGCGATCGCCAACTCGCCTGGCGGCAATACTCTTACGTCATCATCTCAGTTCAACAAGGTGCCGCTCAAGAACTGAGCAGTTGGCAACTCAGCGAAGTGCATCAGTTTCAACCTGAAGCGATCAAGCTTGCTCCCTCTCTCAATCAAGTAATGTCTACTCTCCCCATCCCCTAA